Proteins from one Megalops cyprinoides isolate fMegCyp1 chromosome 11, fMegCyp1.pri, whole genome shotgun sequence genomic window:
- the LOC118785518 gene encoding radixin-like isoform X2, translating into MPKPINVRVTTMDAELEFAIQPNTTGKQLFDQVVKTVGLREVWFFGLQYVDSKGYTTWLKLNKKVTQQDVKKENPLQFKFRAKFFPEDVSEELIQEITQRLFFLQVKDAILNDENYCPPETAVLLASYSVQAKYADFNREVHKPGYLTNDRLLPQRVLEQHKLTKEQWEERIQAWHAEHRGMLREDAMMEYLKIAQDLEMYGVNYFEIKNKKGTELWLGVDSLGLNIYEHEDKLTPKIGFPWSEIRNISFNDKKFVIKPIDKKAPDFVFYAPRLRINKRILALCMGNHELYMRRRKPDTIEVQQMKAQAREEKHQKQLERAQLENEKKKREYAEKEKERIEREKEELMERLRQIEEQTLKAQKELEEQTRRALELDQEKKRAKEEAERLEQERQAAEEAKAALAKQAADQMKNQEQLAAELGEFTARIALLEEAKRKKEEEATEWQQKALSAQEDLERTKEELKSVVSAPPAPAGGPAENEHDEQDENSAEASAELSSDGVTHHRNEEERLTEAQKNERVKKQLQALSSELAQARDDTKKTQNDMLHAENVRAGRDKYKTLRQIRQGNTKQRIDEFESM; encoded by the exons atgcCGAAACCG ATCAACGTCCGGGTCACCACGATGGATGCGGAGTTGGAGTTTGCCATCCAGCCCAACACCACTGGCAAACAGCTCTTTGACCAG GTAGTAAAGACGGTGGGTCTACGGGAAGTGTGGTTCTTCGGCCTGCAGTACGTGGACAGCAAGGGCTACACCACGTGGCTGAAACTGAACAAGAAG GTGACCCAGCAGGACGTGAAGAAGGAAAACCCGCTCCAGTTCAAGTTCCGGGCCAAGTTCTTCCCAGAGGACGTGTCTGAGGAGCTGATCCAGGAGATCACCCAGCGCCTCTTCTTTCTGCAG GTGAAGGACGCCATCCTGAACGATGAGAACTACTGCCCCCCGGAGACTGCTGTGCTCCTAGCCTCATACTCAGTCCAGGCCAAGTATGCCGACTTCAACAGGGAGGTTCACAAGCCAGGCTACCTCACAAACGACCGGCTGCTGCCTCAGAG GGTTCTGGAGCAGCATAAGCTTACAAAGGAACAGTGGGAGGAGAGGATCCAGGCCTGGCATGCAGAACACAGAGGAATGCTtag AGAGGACGCGATGATGGAGTATCTGAAGATAGCACAGGACTTGGAGATGTACGGCGTCAACTACTTTGAAATCAAGAACAAGAAAGGAACAGAGCTGTGGCTGGGGGTGGACTCTCTGGGCCTCAACATCTACGAGCACGAGGACAA ACTGACACCAAAGATTGGTTTTCCCTGGAGTGAGAtcagaaacatttctttcaatgaTAAGAAGTTTGTCATTAAACCTATCGACAAGAAAGCTCCA GACTTTGTGTTCTATGCACCTCGGTTGCGGATAAACAAGCGCATCCTGGCCCTCTGCATGGGGAACCATGAGCTGTacatgaggaggaggaagcccGACACCATCGAGGTCCAGCAGATGAAGGCCCAGGCCAGGGAGGAGAAGCACCAGAAGCAGCTGGAGAG GGCACAGCTAGAAAATGAGAAGAAGAAACGCGAGTATGcggagaaagagaaggagaggatagagcgagagaaggaggagctgaTGGAGCGTCTGAGGCAGATCGAAGAGCAGACGCTAAAGGCACAGAAAG AACTAGAGGAGCAGACACGCCGGGCCCTGGAGCTGGACCAGGAGAAGAAGAGGGCCAAGGAGGAGGCCGAGAGGCTGGAGCAGGAGCGGCAGGCTGCAGAGGAGGCCAAGGCTGCACTGGCAAAGCAGGCTGCAGACCAGATGAAGAATCAGGAGcaactg GCAGCTGAGCTGGGAGAATTCACCGCCAGAATCGCTTTACTGGAAGAAgccaagaggaaaaaagaagaggaagctACAGAATGGCAACAAAAA GCCCTGTCTGCTCAGGAGGACCTGGAGAGGACcaaggaggagctgaagagcgTGGTGAGCGCTCCGCCCGCCCCCGCCGGCGGCCCGGCCGAGAACGAGCACGACGAGCAGGACGAGAACAGCGCCGAGGCCAGCGCCGAGCTGTCCAGCGACGGCGTGACGCACCACCGCAACGAGGAGGAGCGTCTCACCGAGGCCCAGAAGAACGAGCGTGTGAAAAAGCAGCTGCAG GCGCTGAGCTCCGAGCTCGCCCAGGCGCGGGACGACACCAAGAAGACGCAGAACGATATGCTGCACGCGGAGAATGTGAGGGCGGGGCGGGACAAGTACAAGACCCTCCGCCAGATCCGCCAGGGCAACACCAAGCAGCGCATCGACGAGTTCGAGTCCATGTGA
- the LOC118785518 gene encoding radixin-like isoform X1, which produces MERLRQIEEQTLKAQKELEEQTRRALELDQEKKRAKEEAERLEQERQAAEEAKAALAKQAADQMKNQEQLAAELGEFTARIALLEEAKRKKEEEATEWQQKALSAQEDLERTKEELKSVVSAPPAPAGGPAENEHDEQDENSAEASAELSSDGVTHHRNEEERLTEAQKNERVKKQLQALSSELAQARDDTKKTQNDMLHAENVRAGRDKYKTLRQIRQGNTKQRIDEFESM; this is translated from the exons aTGGAGCGTCTGAGGCAGATCGAAGAGCAGACGCTAAAGGCACAGAAAG AACTAGAGGAGCAGACACGCCGGGCCCTGGAGCTGGACCAGGAGAAGAAGAGGGCCAAGGAGGAGGCCGAGAGGCTGGAGCAGGAGCGGCAGGCTGCAGAGGAGGCCAAGGCTGCACTGGCAAAGCAGGCTGCAGACCAGATGAAGAATCAGGAGcaactg GCAGCTGAGCTGGGAGAATTCACCGCCAGAATCGCTTTACTGGAAGAAgccaagaggaaaaaagaagaggaagctACAGAATGGCAACAAAAA GCCCTGTCTGCTCAGGAGGACCTGGAGAGGACcaaggaggagctgaagagcgTGGTGAGCGCTCCGCCCGCCCCCGCCGGCGGCCCGGCCGAGAACGAGCACGACGAGCAGGACGAGAACAGCGCCGAGGCCAGCGCCGAGCTGTCCAGCGACGGCGTGACGCACCACCGCAACGAGGAGGAGCGTCTCACCGAGGCCCAGAAGAACGAGCGTGTGAAAAAGCAGCTGCAG GCGCTGAGCTCCGAGCTCGCCCAGGCGCGGGACGACACCAAGAAGACGCAGAACGATATGCTGCACGCGGAGAATGTGAGGGCGGGGCGGGACAAGTACAAGACCCTCCGCCAGATCCGCCAGGGCAACACCAAGCAGCGCATCGACGAGTTCGAGTCCATGTGA